A genome region from Strigops habroptila isolate Jane chromosome 12, bStrHab1.2.pri, whole genome shotgun sequence includes the following:
- the COL8A2 gene encoding collagen alpha-2(VIII) chain produces the protein MLPDAVVLLLLVVMVVGLRSAAGGGVGGYAQVKYMQPMVKGPLGPPFREGKGQYLDMPPLLPMDLKGEPGPPGKPGPRGPPGPPGYPGKPGTGKPGMHGQPGPAGPPGFSGIGKPGIPGLPGKAGMKGMPGAKGEPGMRGEQGPRGLPGPPGLPGPAGISVNGKPGPQGGPGLPGFRGEPGPKGEPGPRGERGMKGENGVGKPGLPGPRGNGGPPGPAGPPGPVGVGKPGLDGLPGAPGEKGDMGPPGGPGVNGEPGPMGPRGPPGIDGIGVPGAAGVPGIQGPMGPKGEPGIRGLPGLPGPTGYGKPGLPGLKGDRGQPGVPGAIGDKGEPGVDGEPGEPGPAGIIGPPGPPGSMGLPGKHGLPGSKGDVGPSGPPGMPGMRGDQGPSGFAGKPGVPGERGLPGSLGPPGPTGPKGEPGFIGLPGVPGLTGGPGPKGDGGIPGQPGLRGPSGIPGLQGPAGPMGPQGLPGLKGEPGLPGVPGEGKTGEPGMAGPIGPPGMPGTPGLNGPPGPPGPPGPPGAPGVFDETGIAGLHLPDGGVEGAVLGNGKPGKPQYGRGELSARIAPAFTAILTSPFPASGMPVKFDRTLYNGHNSYNPVTGIFTCPVSGIYYFAYHVHVKGTNVWVALYKNNVPATYTYDEYKKGYLDQASGSAVLELKENDQVWVQMPSDQANGLYSTEYIHSSFSGFLLCPT, from the exons ATGCTGCCGGACGccgtggtgctgctgctgctggtggtgatggtggtcGGCCTTCGCtcggcggcgggaggcggcgtGGGGGGCTATGCCCAAGTGAAGTACATGCAGCCCATGGTGAAGGGACCCCTGGGACCCCCCTTCCGCGAAGGCAAAGGGCAGTACCTGG ACATGCCACCGCTGCTGCCCATGGACCTCAAAGGGGAGCCAGGACCACCAGGGAAGCCCGGCCCACGTGGACCCCCAGGGCCCCCCGGCTACCCAGGGAAGCCGGGCACAGGGAAGCCGGGAATGCACGGCCAGCCCGGGCCTGCTGGGCCCCCCGGCTTCTCGGGCATCGGGAAACCCGGCATCCCAGGGCTCCCCGGAAAGGCGGGTATGAAAGGGATGCCCGGAGCCAAGGGCGAGCCTGGCATGCGAGGAGAGCAAGGGCCAAGAGGACTGCCTGGCCCCCCGGGGCTGCCAGGGCCAGCTGGCATCTCCGTCAATGGGAAGCCGGGTCCCCAGGGCGGCCCTGGCTTGCCTGGGTTTCGAGGTGAGCCTGGCCCGAAAGGAGAGCCGGGTCCCCGCGGGGAGCGAGGGATGAAGGGTGAGAATGGCGTGGGGAAGCCGGGGTTACCGGGGCCCCGGGGGAACGGGGGTCCTCCTGGCCCTGCGGGGCCTCCGGGGCCGGTCGGCGTTGGAAAACCCGGCCTCGACGGGCTGCCGGGCGCGCCGGGGGAGAAGGGTGACATGGGCCCCCCAGGTGGGCCTGGCGTCAATGGGGAGCCCGGCCCCATGGGGCCCCGGGGCCCCCCCGGCATCGACGGGATCGGTGTCCCGGGTGCCGCGGGGGTGCCGGGGATACAGGGTCCCATGGGACCGAAGGGAGAGCCTGGGATCCGCGGCCTCCCTGGTTTGCCAGGTCCGACGGGCTATGGGAAGCCGGGTTTGCCTGGCCTGAAGGGAGACCGCGGGCAGCCCGGGGTGCCAGGAGCCATCGGCGATAAGGGGGAACCCGGCGTTGATGGCGAGCCGGGCGAGCCAGGCCCTGCCGGCATCATTGGGCCGCCAGGCCCGCCGGGGTCCATGGGCCTGCCGGGCAAGCATGGGCTGCCCGGTTCCAAAGGGGACGTGGGGCCGAGCGGGCCCCCAGGAATGCCGGGGATGCGCGGCGACCAGGGCCCCAGCGGCTTCGCGGGGAAGCCAGGGGTGCCGGGAGAAAGGGGCCTGCCCGGGTCACTGGGACCCCCCGGCCCAACGGGCCCCAAAGGGGAACCGGGGTTCATCGGCCTCCCGGGGGTGCCAGGATTGACAGGCGGCCCCGGGCCGAAAGGGGATGGCGGGATCCCGGGACAGCCGGGGCTGAGGGGCCCCTCCGGCATCCCGGGCTTGCAAGGACCCGCGGGTCCCATGGGGCCTCAGGGGCTACCAGGGCTGAAAGGGGAGCCCGGGCTCCCTGGGGTTCCCGGTGAGGGGAAGACCGGTGAGCCTGGCATGGCTGGACCCATCGGCCCCCCAGGAATGCCGGGAACGCCGGGGTTGAATGGGCCACCGGGCCCACCGGGGCCACCCGGGCCACCGGGAGCACCCGGAGTGTTCGACGAGACGGGCATCGCGGGGCTGCACCTCCCAGACGGAGGCGTGGAAGGGGCCGTGCTGGGGAACGGGAAGCCGGGGAAGCCGCAGTACGGCCGAGGAGAGCTCTCCGCCCGCATCGCGCCAGCCTTCACCGCCATCCTCACCTCCCCATTCCCGGCGTCGGGCATGCCGGTCAAGTTCGACCGGACTTTATATAATGGGCACAACAGCTACAACCCAGTCACCGGGATATTCACCTGCCCCGTATCCGGCATCTACTACTTTGCCTACCACGTGCACGTCAAAGGGACCAACGTTTGGGTGGCGCTTTATAAGAACAACGTGCCCGCCACCTACACCTACGACGAGTACAAAAAGGGTTACCTGGACCAGGCCTCGGGCAGTGCCGTGCTTGAACTCAAGGAGAACGACCAAGTCTGGGTACAAATGCCCTCGGACCAGGCCAACGGCTTGTACTCCACGGAATACATCCACTCCTCCTTCTCCGGGTTCCTGCTTTGCCCCACATAA